A section of the Amycolatopsis sp. AA4 genome encodes:
- a CDS encoding AzlD domain-containing protein encodes MDGAELIVATLVLAAGTFAFRLAGPLLRTKVRLSPRAERLMTLSAVVLLAALVATSALTQGHEFAGIARPAGVLAGGVLAWRKAPFVAVVIAAAATAALLRLAGVP; translated from the coding sequence ATGGACGGTGCGGAACTGATCGTCGCGACACTCGTGCTGGCGGCCGGGACGTTCGCGTTCCGGCTCGCCGGGCCGCTGCTGCGCACGAAAGTGCGGTTGTCCCCGCGCGCCGAGCGGCTGATGACGCTCTCGGCGGTGGTGCTGCTCGCCGCGCTGGTCGCGACCAGCGCGCTGACCCAGGGGCACGAATTCGCCGGAATCGCCCGGCCGGCCGGAGTTCTGGCGGGCGGAGTGCTCGCGTGGCGGAAGGCGCCGTTCGTGGCGGTCGTGATCGCCGCCGCGGCGACCGCCGCGTTGCTCAGGCTCGCCGGAGTCCCGTAA